From one Montipora capricornis isolate CH-2021 chromosome 10, ASM3666992v2, whole genome shotgun sequence genomic stretch:
- the LOC138018631 gene encoding uncharacterized protein produces MQFSGAQQLQRGEYQHVNYAYFQTFFHQMLNISQVLALYYVTDDMDCAFKCLEKMSCFSFNFATLAADSKSGRHLCELLASDKYNHANSFVPSRDYHHFAIWSPCESLPCQNGGTCRPLCDTNSYVCQCAEGNNGTFCENGWQKVNVDPVCFGAKDDSFGTFEIHKPGDIYRLKLVHRSGYVNCLFDKASNSKWGCGGVDLSKKLNVHITDENDTRVFPANVSNSLVLHQTFCYTLLGFDENSAEIVFDSTPTPLSVVAGQKFRIWYGEDLANKGEDNNMGRSCTDVYAFRQ; encoded by the exons GCACAACAGCTCCAACGTGGCGAATATCAACATGTAAATTACGCATACTTCCAGACCTTTTTTCATCAAATGCTGAATATTTCCCAAGTGTTGGCTTTATATTATGTTACGGATGACATGGACTGTGCCTTCAAATGTCTCGAGAAGATGTCATGTTTCTCCTTCAATTTTGCCACCTTAGCGGCAGACAGTAAATCTGGTCGACATTTGTGTGAACTCCTGGCGTCAGATAAGTACAATCACGCAAACAGTTTTGTACCAAGCAGAGACTATCATCATTTCGCTATTTGG AGCCCATGTGAAAGCCTTCCTTGTCAAAATGGAGGAACATGTCGTCCGCTGTGTGACACAAATTCATACGTGTGCCAATGTGCTGAGGGAAACAATGGAACATTCTGTGAGAATG GATGGCAGAAGGTAAATGTAGACCCAGTGTGTTTTGGGGCGAAGGATGATTCATTCGGAACCTTCGAGATCCACAAGCCAGGAGACATTTATCGCTTGAAGCTGGTCCATCGCTCAGGATATGTGAATTGCCTTTTCGACAAAGCCTCTAACTCTAAGTGGGGCTGCGGTGGTGTAGACCTgagcaaaaaattaaatgttcATATTACTGACGAAAACGACACCCGTGTTTTTCCAGCAAACGTAAGCAATTCACTGGTACTGCATCAAACGTTTTGCTACACACTCCTTGGTTTCGATGAAAACTCTGCCGAGATTGTGTTTGATTCCACTCCTACTCCTTTGTCTGTCGTTGCTGGGCAGAAGTTCAGGATCTGGTATGGTGAAGACCTGGCAAATAAAGGCGAGGATAACAACATGGGTAGATCCTGCACTGATGTGTACGCTTTTCGCCAGTGA